AACGGATGCAGCTTTAGtcatcttttatagatgttaTCAGGCCATATAGTATCTACTTTCTTACGTACTCCTCTTATTTACTCACTTATGTACTCTTATGTGCTCTCTTATGTGCTCCTCTTatttatgaactctcttatgtattctcttatgaaatatttaattattgtagatACGGGAAGAACTGATTCTCGCCGACCGGGACCGAAGGCTGGATATGCATACAGAGATGCCAATGAGTGGCACCGTGATATAGTTTCTACGCATATGTCTGAGTATTTCCTCAGTACCCGTTCCACGACGACTAAACATGATGTGACATTACAAACTTGCATGCAGCTGGTATGAAATGTCGCAGGCCAGCTACGAAAAATTTACTATCTGATATTCATAAACAAAACCGGGCTTCACAAGAGAATACTTGGATTTTGATTGGTGCAAATAGTTCTAATATTACGcgatgaaaaatgttttaagtcGGACAAACGGTCGCAAAATACTTGGCGTCAATAATCTGACATCGGTTATCAGGTTCGCTGACAGTGTCACTGTCAGTCAGTAAATTGTAGGTTAGGTTATCTAGCTCTAGCAggttaactttattatttttccaaaaaaatcacTAAAAGTTATCTAAAATGCGACTGTCTCCAGTGTTGAATCGACAACACATTGGTTTTATGTTCAAGAAGCATTGGATAGTCCAAGGAAAGCGAGTACCTATTGATACTGGCGTCGAAGAACAGTTAAAAGCCAAAGGCATTAAAGTTGAGGATGCTCTCGAATTTGTCAAGGAAAAACCTGAAGCACGAGAGCGGTAAGTTACAAATCAACATAATATATCGGTTTATTAGTTATCTGGCGAACGGCTCGCcagtaaacaaacatatttttatgttacagCCTCAACATAGTGGGACCATATGAACCTCAGATTCCACTGGATAAAAACCACCCTGACTACAAAGAACAGCCATGCTACACTTTAAAAAGTACAAACGTTCTCCTCGAAGGCATATCTCAAGCCCAGGTACTTACAAAGACAATCATAGCAGAAAACAAACTACCCCCTAAGATTGAGGAGCTTGCACAAGTCCCTGCTCCGTCAGCTATTCACGAAAACATCAAGAAGGCTATTCTATCTGCTAATGTTTTTGACTGTGAACAAAAGAAGTTACCAAAAATCAAGGATCCAGAAAGACCAGCTTACAACTTCCCTAGGATTCTGGGTATCACAGACAGGAGACGAAAGTAAGTAActacttacattttataaatgtatgtcgCCACCTCTGCCGCCGCATCATTCCtgcaatatatatattttttatttcaattgtaatAACATACTTctattaaataacaacaaactatttttataaaaagattgaatataatatgattttgatttctaatctattttcattttcagcCAAATTCTAACAAACAGATTACTCCAGCTTGTGGAAAAGACCAGTGACAGTGAAGTTTCTCTCTCCAAATATGTCCTGAATGATGTTGTAAGCCAAACTGTATTTGAGAAGGAAGATGACTTGATTCAGTTCCAAGAAGTATCTCACATACTGGTGACCAGCAACAAGCCGGTGAAGCATGACTTGGAGCAAGATGTTACATACACAGAAATACCTGATCTGTACCCTGTCAAACATACTGTCACTTTACCGCCAGAACACTTTTATGATGAGACGAGCAAGTACCGTAAGTATTGTCAATTTTAGTTGCAACAAATCATTAGCTTTCCACCAGATACCAACAGAACTTAGAGATTCTTGtcacaatttaatttcataaattagCCAATAAATAGTAGTCACTGAAATTTTGTCATCATTTAAGTTTGGAATCCAAGAGCTAATATATAACCCTCATATCAGGTTTAAATCCATATTACTTGTCACTTCACATAATAATGTACAgcatacatacttacctactttgttGTGTTTATGATGCTAGTTCAAAAATAGAAGTACCTTTCATTTGACAATATCCTGTTCCAGCAATCCGCTCCAGCGTGAAGGTGCGACACCCACACACCACATGGCTGCACTACAACAAGACTGAGGTGAACAACATCTATGAGACCCCGGTCACTCAGCAGCAGATCCTTGGGCGGTCACTGACACATGCATTCACAGTGGCCAGTGCTTATGCCAAACAGTTGCATGGGGTATGTTGAAATTCTTATTTTACTTCATACTAGTTTCCaagtaacataattttaatagctTATCTCCATAACTTCAAGCTTTAATATGGTCTGAttagaaaataacattttgatcTCATTGatcccatttatcaaggaaggcttgaaggctttttatccaggtgcgttaAGTAGTTCCGACAGGACGCGTGTgaaatcgctggcagaagctagaaaCGTATTCTCTCAGCCTGTTTTCAGTTCCTCTAGCATGGTCACTCTTATCAAGTTACATTCATTGAGAATTTTTGGCTCCTCTCTTATTAACACTGATGGGAATGTGTCAGGTTAATATAGAAAATGGGTTATAAGATGAATAACACATAATTTAATCATCTTGTTctccaaatatttaatttttacatgttactaat
The sequence above is a segment of the Helicoverpa armigera isolate CAAS_96S chromosome 20, ASM3070526v1, whole genome shotgun sequence genome. Coding sequences within it:
- the Mrpl37 gene encoding large ribosomal subunit protein mL37; the protein is MRLSPVLNRQHIGFMFKKHWIVQGKRVPIDTGVEEQLKAKGIKVEDALEFVKEKPEARERLNIVGPYEPQIPLDKNHPDYKEQPCYTLKSTNVLLEGISQAQVLTKTIIAENKLPPKIEELAQVPAPSAIHENIKKAILSANVFDCEQKKLPKIKDPERPAYNFPRILGITDRRRNQILTNRLLQLVEKTSDSEVSLSKYVLNDVVSQTVFEKEDDLIQFQEVSHILVTSNKPVKHDLEQDVTYTEIPDLYPVKHTVTLPPEHFYDETSKYPIRSSVKVRHPHTTWLHYNKTEVNNIYETPVTQQQILGRSLTHAFTVASAYAKQLHGEDVKDLPEPIYINCIQTDGQKYHFGVLELNTLNVDGTEGAKNVWYSKNDLKLYDSSRYFDGMPVLENYNNKVYGYINALYNC